One genomic window of Solanum dulcamara chromosome 12, daSolDulc1.2, whole genome shotgun sequence includes the following:
- the LOC129876312 gene encoding UDP-glycosyltransferase 76E1, whose product MKIERKQSAVLVPHPFQGHLTPMLQLGSILHSQGFSVIVAHTEHNSPNYSNHPEFVFHSMDDGLQGIDLSFPSLDNMYDMNENCKAPLRNYLVEMMEEEGDKVACIVYDNVMFFVDDIATQLRIPSIVLRTFSAAYLHSMITILHQPEKYFPFEDSQLLDPLPELHPLRFKDVPFPAINNTVPEPVLKFCRATSDVGSSVATIWNTMQDLENSFLLHLQEHYKVPFFPIGPLHKMAPMASSTSLLEEDNSCIEWLDRQAPNSVLYVSIGSLVRIDDKELIETAWGLANSDQPFLWVIRPGSVSGFQCAEALPDGFEEMVSERGRIVKWAPQKQVLAHPAVAGFFTHCGWNSTLESILEEVPLICRPFLADQPVNARYLSQIYKVGFELEVIERTVIEKTIRKLMLSEEGKDVKKRVVDMKQNIVAGMHIDGTSHKNLNDLVDFISALPSRLPPPTPVVGAVMSSNHIASKCIIES is encoded by the exons atgaaaattgaaagaaaacagAGTGCAGTATTAGTGCCGCATCCATTCCAGGGGCATTTAACACCAATGCTACAGCTTGGAAGTATCCTTCATTCACAAGGCTTTTCTGTCATAGTTGCACATACTGAACACAATTCTCCTAATTATTCCAATCATCCTGAATTCGTCTTCCATTCTATGGATGACGGATTACAAGGAATCGACCTCTCATTTCCGAGTTTAGATAACATGTATGATATGAATGAGAATTGCAAGGCACCCCTCAGAAACTACCTTGTTGAGATGATGGAAGAGGAAGGTGATAAGGTCGCTTGTATTGTTTATGACAACGTCATGTTCTTCGTCGATGATATAGCCACCCAGCTGAGGATTCCAAGCATTGTCCTGCGCACTTTCAGTGCTGCATATTTGCACTCTATGATCACCATTTTACACCAaccagaaaaatattttccttttgaAG ATTCTCAGTTGCTGGATCCGTTACCGGAGCTTCATCCCTTGAGGTTTAAAGATGTACCATTTCCTGCCATCAATAATACAGTTCCAGAACCGGTACTAAAGTTTTGTAGAGCAACGAGCGATGTAGGATCATCTGTCGCGACTATTTGGAACACGATGCAAGACTTGGAGAATTCATTTTTGTTACATCTTCAGGAACATTACAAGGTGCCCTTCTTTCCAATAGGCCCTTTACACAAAATGGCGCCTATGGCCTCATCGACTAGCCTACTAGAAGAAGACAACAGCTGCATCGAGTGGCTCGACAGACAAGCTCCTAACTCTGTTCTCTACGTCAGCATAGGTAGCCTAGTGAGGATTGATGACAAAGAGCTAATTGAGACTGCTTGGGGATTAGCTAACAGTGATCAGCCGTTCTTGTGGGTTATTCGACCGGGCTCTGTCTCTGGCTTTCAATGTGCTGAGGCACTGCCTGATGGTTTTGAGGAAATGGTAAGTGAAAGAGGACGGATAGTGAAATGGGCGCCACAAAAACAGGTGCTTGCACATCCCGCGGTAGCAGGCTTTTTCACTCATTGTGGTTGGAACTCTACGCTTGAAAGTATTTTGGAGGAAGTCCCTTTGATATGCAGGCCATTTCTAGCAGATCAACCGGTGAACGCAAGGTATCTGAGCCAAATATATAAGGTTGGGTTCGAATTGGAGGTTATCGAGAGAACGGTCATAGAGAAAACAATAAGAAAACTCATGCTAAGTGAGGAAGGCAAAGATGTGAAGAAAAGAGTAGTAGACATGAAACAAAACATAGTTGCTGGTATGCACATTGATGGTACTTCACATAAGAATCTGAATGATTTGGTAGACTTCATTTCTGCCTTGCCATCACGGCTCCCTCCACCAACGCCTGTTGTTGGGGCAGTCATGAGCTCAAACCATATAGCAAGCAAATGTATCATAGAGTCCTGA